In one window of Enoplosus armatus isolate fEnoArm2 chromosome 7, fEnoArm2.hap1, whole genome shotgun sequence DNA:
- the rgs2 gene encoding LOW QUALITY PROTEIN: regulator of G-protein signaling 2 (The sequence of the model RefSeq protein was modified relative to this genomic sequence to represent the inferred CDS: deleted 1 base in 1 codon): protein MRENLVSSQSMAFADCMKPTDLSAEKKGRKRRNWRNRIGFLLKTNSPQSILHVVRNRSYRPTADDVHQWAQSLDTLLGHKYGKAAFCIFLKSEFCEENIEFWTACEDFRTRTSRKELASKASSMYEEFIRSEAPKEINLDYHTKNAIVQSLHEPTATSFLAAQRKVYSLMENNSYPRFIHSDLYKELCEAARREEGKHIKSQSNWTPSPESYLFTTVTM, encoded by the exons ATGAGAGAGAACCTTGTGTCATCCCAAAGCATGGCGTTCGCTGACTGCATGAAACCCACTGACCTGTCCGCAGAGAAGAAGGGGAGAAA gAGGAGAAACTGGAGAAACAGAATAGGATTTCTCTTGAAGACAAACTCTCCCCAGTCGATATTACACGTCGTGAGAAACAGGTCGTACAG GCCCACTGCTGATGACGTGCACCAGTGGGCGCAGTCACTTGACACACTACTCGGTCATAAAT ACGGGAAAGCTGCCTTTTGCATCTTCCTGAAGTCCGAGTTCTGCGAAGAGAACATCGAGTTTTGGACGGCCTGTGAGGATTTCAGGACCCGCACGTCGCGCAAAGAGCTGGCGTCCAAGGCCAGCAGCATGTACGAGGAGTTCATCAGAAGTGAGGCTCCCAAGGAG ATAAACCTGGATTACCACACCAAAAACGCCATCGTCCAGAGCCTCCATGAGCCCACCGCGACTAGCTTCCTGGCAGCCCAGAGGAAAGTCTACAGCCTGATGGAGAACAACTCCTACCCCAGGTTTATCCACTCTGACCTCTACAAAGAACTGTGTGAAGCCGCCAGG AGGGAAGAGGGCAAGCACATTAAGTCCCAGTCAAACTGGACGCCCAGTCCTGAATCCTACTTGTTTACCACAGTGACCATGTGA
- the LOC139287293 gene encoding regulator of G-protein signaling 21-like isoform X1: MPSLTVEPLNTQHFIMDRDDRKRNKNIGKNFMCRLQCMFSHSSSSESRLSLEDTQQWSQSLERLLESKYGLATFRNFLKSEYSDENIEFWLTCEDYKKIKSSFRMSSRAKKIYEQFIKAESPKEINIDYHTREQIKRNVKTPTVYCFDDAQKIVYGLMERDSYPRFLRSDIYRTLLENLAADATKG; the protein is encoded by the exons ATGCCCAGCCTAACCGTCGAACCACTCAACACGCAGCACTTCATCATGGACAGAGatgacaggaagagaaacaagaaCAT TGGAAAGAACTTCATGTGCCGACTCCAGTGCATGTTCTCGCACTCATCGAGCTCTGAGAG CAGGCTAAGTTTAGAAGATACCCAACAATGGTCACAGTCACTGGAAAGGCTTCTCGAGTCTAAAT ACGGACTGGCTACTTTTCGCAACTTTCTCAAATCCGAATACAGCGATGAGAATATTGAGTTCTGGCTCACCTGTGAGGACTACAAGAAGATCAAGTCCTCATTCAGAATGTCCTCAAGAGCCAAGAAGATTTATGAGCAGTTCATCAAAGCAGAATCTCCTAAAGAG ATCAACATCGACTATCACACCCGAGAGCAGATCAAAAGGAACGTCAAGACTCCCACCGTGTACTGCTTTGACGACGCTCAGAAGATAGTTTACGGGCTGATGGAAAGAGACTCGTACCCGCGGTTCCTCCGCTCAGACATTTATAGAACTCTCCTGGAAAACCTTGCTGCCGACGCCACGAAGGGATGA
- the uchl5 gene encoding ubiquitin carboxyl-terminal hydrolase isozyme L5: MAGSAGEWCLMESDPGVFTELIKGFGCKGAQVEEIWSMEPENFDNLKPVHGLIFLFKWQPGEEPAGSIVQDSRLDHIFFAKQVINNACATQAIVSVLLNCSHSDMLLGDTLTEFREFSQSFDAAMKGLALSNSEVIRQVHNSFARQQMFEFDAKSSAKDEDAFHFVSYVPVNGRLYELDGLREGPIDLGACNQDDWISAVRPVIEKRIQKYSEGEIRFNLMAIVSDRKMIYERKIAELQTQLTEDEPMDTDQSSTFLSSIQSEIAKYQLLIEEENQKLKRYKVENIRRKHNYLPFIMELLKTLAEYQQLIPLVEKAKEKQSAKKAQEAK; this comes from the exons ATGGCTGGAAGCGCAGGAGAGTGGTGTCTGATGGAGAGTGACCCCGGCGTGTTCACAGAACTGATAAAGGGATTTG GTTGCAAAGGCGCCCAGGTTGAAGAGATATGGAGCATGGAGCCAGAGAACTTTGACAACTTGAA ACCAGTTCATGGATTGATTTTCCTGTTCAAGTGGCAGCCAGGTGAAGAGCCAGCAGGATCAATCGTTCAAGATTCGAGGCTCGACCACATCTTCTTTGCGAAACAG GTCATTAACAACGCCTGCGCCACCCAGGCAATAGTCAGCGTTCTGCTCAACTGCTCCCACTCTGACATGTTGCTTGGAGACACACTGACGGAGTTCAGAGAGTTTTCACAGAGTTTCGACGCTGCT ATGAAAGGTTTGGCTCTTAGCAACTCTGAAGTGATCCGACAAGTTCACAACAGCTTTGCCAG acagcaaatgtttgaatttGATGCAAAGTCGTCGGCAAAGGACGAGGACGCCTTTCACTTTGTGAGCTATGTTCCTGTAAACGGCAGACTATACGAGCTGGATGGACTTCGAGAGGGACCAATTGACCTGG GTGCGTGCAACCAGGATGACTGGATCAGCGCAGTTCGCCCAGTGATCGAGAAAAGAATACAGAA GTACAGTGAAGGAGAGATCCGATTCAACCTAATGGCCattgtgtcagacagaaagatgatATACGAGAGAAAAATTGCAGAGCTCCAGACCCAGCTTACCGAG GATGAACCAATGGACACAGACCAGAGCAGCACGTTTCTTAGCTCCATCCAGTCAGAGATTGCCAAGTACCAGCTCCTTATTGAAGAGGAAAATCAGAAACTTAAAAGATATAAG GTTGAAAACATTCGACGAAAGCACAACTACCTTCCTTTCATCATGGAGCTACTGAAGACACTGGCAGAGTACCAGCAGTTAATACCTTTGGTGGAGAag gCGAAGGAGAAACAGAGCGCCAAGAAAGCACAGGAGGCcaagtga
- the LOC139287293 gene encoding regulator of G-protein signaling 21-like isoform X2, translating into MPSLTVEPLNTQHFIMDRDDRKRNKNIGKNFMCRLQCMFSHSSSSERLSLEDTQQWSQSLERLLESKYGLATFRNFLKSEYSDENIEFWLTCEDYKKIKSSFRMSSRAKKIYEQFIKAESPKEINIDYHTREQIKRNVKTPTVYCFDDAQKIVYGLMERDSYPRFLRSDIYRTLLENLAADATKG; encoded by the exons ATGCCCAGCCTAACCGTCGAACCACTCAACACGCAGCACTTCATCATGGACAGAGatgacaggaagagaaacaagaaCAT TGGAAAGAACTTCATGTGCCGACTCCAGTGCATGTTCTCGCACTCATCGAGCTCTGAGAG GCTAAGTTTAGAAGATACCCAACAATGGTCACAGTCACTGGAAAGGCTTCTCGAGTCTAAAT ACGGACTGGCTACTTTTCGCAACTTTCTCAAATCCGAATACAGCGATGAGAATATTGAGTTCTGGCTCACCTGTGAGGACTACAAGAAGATCAAGTCCTCATTCAGAATGTCCTCAAGAGCCAAGAAGATTTATGAGCAGTTCATCAAAGCAGAATCTCCTAAAGAG ATCAACATCGACTATCACACCCGAGAGCAGATCAAAAGGAACGTCAAGACTCCCACCGTGTACTGCTTTGACGACGCTCAGAAGATAGTTTACGGGCTGATGGAAAGAGACTCGTACCCGCGGTTCCTCCGCTCAGACATTTATAGAACTCTCCTGGAAAACCTTGCTGCCGACGCCACGAAGGGATGA